In Pseudophryne corroboree isolate aPseCor3 chromosome 3, aPseCor3.hap2, whole genome shotgun sequence, a genomic segment contains:
- the LOC135058126 gene encoding waprin-Phi1-like produces the protein MLRVLIFSALLAVALCHDSSSESHEHLAEKRGHCPPVSSNSSVSACSTPCTNGTNCTIANCSSDTNCTGAQKCCNTNCGLMCVDPVYKTICEEDNDCEGTLVCCKKSCVPECAPLKPVKPPKKHGKEWKRR, from the exons ATGCTCAGAGTACTGATTTTCTCCGCACTACTGGCTGTGGCTCTATGTCATGACAGCAGCAGTGAAAGCCATG AGCATCTTGCAGAGAAGCGAGGCCACTGCCCACCCGTGTCCAGTAACTCTTCCGTCTCAGCTTGTTCTACACCATGCACGAATGGAACTAACTGCACAATTGCAAACTGCTCATCTGACACTAACTGCACAGGAGCCCAGAAGTGCTGTAACACTAACTGTGGACTAATGTGTGTGGATCCTGTGTACA AGACAATTTGTGAGGAGGATAATGACTGCGAAGGAACACTTGTCTGCTGTAAGAAGAGCTGTGTTCCAGAGTGTGCACCTCTCAAGCCAGTGAAACCACCCAAGAAACATGGAAAAGAATGG AAAAGAAGATAA